Proteins from one Nicotiana tabacum cultivar K326 chromosome 23, ASM71507v2, whole genome shotgun sequence genomic window:
- the LOC107800374 gene encoding pentatricopeptide repeat-containing protein At2g41720 isoform X1 gives MATIQNSQIFPQPNPTFKTHFRTVITVCQKQQKPQNKKPFEEKKLASVDYNKGTHKVTVKINGFRKSDLPKHQKLRVQSDRFQKDWAISEVVEKIMKLNPWDDDIEGLLNCWVGRFARKNFPNIIKEITQMGSIEHSIQVFNWMKNQKNYCARSDIYNMMIRLHARHNRVDQARGLFFEMQKWRCQPNVETYNALISAHGRAGQWRWAKNIMEDMLRAAIPPNRSTYNNLINACGSSGNWREALKVCKEMTENGVGPDLVTHNIVLSAYKNGEQYAKALSYFELMKGTKVRPDTTTLNIVIHCLVKLGEYEKAVEIFNSMRGKRAECNPDIVTFTTIMHMYSVSGQIKNCEAAFNTMIAEGLKPNIVSYNTLVGAYASHGMAQEALSVVDEMKNNGIRPDVVSYTSLLNAYGRSEQPERAMETFERMKRNNLKPNLVSYNVLIDAYGSNGLLDKAVQVLREMEHDGLQPNVVTISTLLAASGRCSQKVNIDYILTAAKMRGIELNTVAYNSALGSYLNVGEYEKAFALYRSMRKKKVMPDSVTYNVLISGCCRMSNYSEALEFLDEMIDLKIPLTKEVCSSAICAYTKQGQFTKAESMFSMMKMEGFHPDVIAYTTMLNAYSVGENWEKAFAVFQEMELNDVHPDAIACSALMRSFNRGCQPDKVLLVADFMRERNIPFTEAVLFELVSASSILRDWRMITDIITIMEASLPYVSVGTLNQLLHSIGKSGKTETMIKFFYKVVTSGAEVNLATYSVLLKNLLAAGNWRKYVEVLEWMEDGGIQPASNMYEDILFFAQHSAGTENAAVIKQRLGSLRKKSGHETANELLLR, from the exons ATGGCTACCATTCAAAATTCTCAAATCTTCCCACAACCAAATCCCACATTCAAAACCCATTTCAGAACTGTTATTACAGTCTGCCAAAAGCAGCAAAAACCCCAAAACAAAAAGCCCTTTGAGGAGAAGAAGTTAGCTTCAGTTGACTATAACAAAGGGACACACAAAGTTACTGTGAAAATCAATGGATTTCGCAAATCTGATTTGCCTAAACACCAAAAATTACGGGTCCAAAGTGATAGATTTCAGAAAGATTGGGCCATTTCTGAAGTTGTGGAGAAGATTATGAAGCTTAATCCTTGGGATGATGATATTGAAGGTTTGTTGAATTGTTGGGTTGGCCGTTTTGCAAGAAAAAACTTCCCTAATATTATAAAG GAAATAACTCAAatgggttcaattgaacataGCATCCAAGTTTTCAATTGGATGAAAAATCAGAAGAATTATTGTGCAAGAAGTGATATCTACAACATGATGATCAGGTTACATGCTCGACATAATCGAGTTGATCAGGCACGTGGCTTGTTTTTTGAGATGCAAAAGTGGAG GTGCCAACCTAATGTTGAGACCTACAATGCCCTTATTAGTGCACATGGTAGAGCTGGTCAATGGCGTTGGGCAAAGAATATCATGGAAGACATGCTCCGTGCTGCT ATTCCACCAAATCGATCAACATACAACAACTTGATCAATGCATGTGGATCTAGTGGAAATTGGAGAGAGGCTCTTAAAGTTTGCAAAGAAATGACTGAAAACGGAGTTGGACCTGACCTGGTGACTCATAATATTGTCTTATCTGCCTATAAAAACGGGGAACAATATGCCAAAGCCCTTTCCTATTTTGAACTTATGAAGGGAACTAAAGTCCGTCCTGACACTACGACCCTTAATATTGTGATACACTGTCTTGTAAAGCTTGGAGAATATGAGAAAGCTGTTGAGATATTTAACTCAATGAGAGGGAAAAGAGCTGAATGTAATCCTGACATAGTTACATTTACAACTATCATGCACATGTATTCTGTTTCTGGCCAGATTAAAAACTGCGAGGCTGCTTTTAACACAATGATTGCAGAAGGTCTGAAACCTAATATCGTTTCATATAATACCTTAGTAGGTGCGTATGCTTCACATGGTATGGCTCAGGAAGCTTTGTCAGTCGTTGATGAGATGAAAAATAATGGCATCCGCCCCGATGTTGTGTCTTATACCTCTTTACTCAATGCCTACGGGAGATCAGAACAGCCTGAAAGGGCCATGGAAACATTTGAAaggatgaaaagaaacaatttgaaACCAAATTTGGTTAGTTATAATGTACTAATTGATGCTTATGGATCTAATGGTCTTCTGGACAAGGCTGTCCAAGTGCTGCGTGAAATGGAACATGATGGTTTACAGCCCAATGTTGTTACTATTTCTACCTTATTGGCTGCAAGTGGCCGCTGTAGTCAGAAAGTGAACATTGATTACATCCTAACGGCTGCGAAAATGCGGGGAATTGAGTTGAATACAGTCGCCTATAACTCCGCTCTTGGGAGTTATCTGAATGTTGGTGAATATGAAAAAGCTTTCGCCCTATACAGGTCAATGAGGAAAAAGAAAGTTATGCCTGATTCTGTGACATATAATGTGTTGATAAGTGGTTGTTGTAGAATGTCAAATTATTCGGAGGCACTTGAATTTCTTGATGAGATGATAGATCTGAAGATTCCTTTGACAAAGGAGGTGTGTTCCTCTGCGATATGCGCTTACACTAAGCAG GGTCAATTTACCAAGGCAGAATCTATGTTTTCGATGATGAAAATGGAAGGTTTTCATCCAGATGTCATTGCCTATACAACGATGCTAAATGCATATAGTGTTGGAG AGAACTGGGAGAAAGCTTTTGCAGTATTTCAAGAAATGGAATTAAATGATGTTCACCCAGATGCTATTGCTTGTTCAGCTCTCATGAGGTCTTTTAATAGAGGATGCCAACCTGACAAAGTTTTGCTTGTGGCGGATTTTATGCGAGAGAGAAATATCCCTTTCACCGAGGCTGTTTTATTTGAATTGGTCTCAGCCAGCAGCAT ATTACGAGATTGGAGGATGATTACAGACATTATTACAATAATGGAGGCTTCACTCCCTTATGTGTCTGTTGGAACTCTAAACCAGCTTCTGCATAGTATTGGCAAATCTGGAAAGACTGAAACCATGATAAAA TTTTTCTATAAGGTAGTCACATCAGGTGCAGAAGTTAACTTAGCAACCTATTCAGTTCTGCTGAAAAATCTTTTGGCTGCTGGAAATTGGAGGAAATATGTTGAG GTGTTGGAGTGGATGGAAGATGGAGGGATTCAACCAGCTAGTAATATGTATGAGGATATACTCTTCTTTGCTCAACATAGTGCGGGGACTGAAAATGCTGCTGTAATAAAACAACGACTAG
- the LOC107800374 gene encoding uncharacterized protein LOC107800374 isoform X2 translates to MMILKEITQMGSIEHSIQVFNWMKNQKNYCARSDIYNMMIRLHARHNRVDQARGLFFEMQKWRCQPNVETYNALISAHGRAGQWRWAKNIMEDMLRAAIPPNRSTYNNLINACGSSGNWREALKVCKEMTENGVGPDLVTHNIVLSAYKNGEQYAKALSYFELMKGTKVRPDTTTLNIVIHCLVKLGEYEKAVEIFNSMRGKRAECNPDIVTFTTIMHMYSVSGQIKNCEAAFNTMIAEGLKPNIVSYNTLVGAYASHGMAQEALSVVDEMKNNGIRPDVVSYTSLLNAYGRSEQPERAMETFERMKRNNLKPNLVSYNVLIDAYGSNGLLDKAVQVLREMEHDGLQPNVVTISTLLAASGRCSQKVNIDYILTAAKMRGIELNTVAYNSALGSYLNVGEYEKAFALYRSMRKKKVMPDSVTYNVLISGCCRMSNYSEALEFLDEMIDLKIPLTKEVCSSAICAYTKQGQFTKAESMFSMMKMEGFHPDVIAYTTMLNAYSVGENWEKAFAVFQEMELNDVHPDAIACSALMRSFNRGCQPDKVLLVADFMRERNIPFTEAVLFELVSASSILRDWRMITDIITIMEASLPYVSVGTLNQLLHSIGKSGKTETMIKFFYKVVTSGAEVNLATYSVLLKNLLAAGNWRKYVEVLEWMEDGGIQPASNMYEDILFFAQHSAGTENAAVIKQRLGSLRKKSGHETANELLLR, encoded by the exons ATGATGATATTGAAG GAAATAACTCAAatgggttcaattgaacataGCATCCAAGTTTTCAATTGGATGAAAAATCAGAAGAATTATTGTGCAAGAAGTGATATCTACAACATGATGATCAGGTTACATGCTCGACATAATCGAGTTGATCAGGCACGTGGCTTGTTTTTTGAGATGCAAAAGTGGAG GTGCCAACCTAATGTTGAGACCTACAATGCCCTTATTAGTGCACATGGTAGAGCTGGTCAATGGCGTTGGGCAAAGAATATCATGGAAGACATGCTCCGTGCTGCT ATTCCACCAAATCGATCAACATACAACAACTTGATCAATGCATGTGGATCTAGTGGAAATTGGAGAGAGGCTCTTAAAGTTTGCAAAGAAATGACTGAAAACGGAGTTGGACCTGACCTGGTGACTCATAATATTGTCTTATCTGCCTATAAAAACGGGGAACAATATGCCAAAGCCCTTTCCTATTTTGAACTTATGAAGGGAACTAAAGTCCGTCCTGACACTACGACCCTTAATATTGTGATACACTGTCTTGTAAAGCTTGGAGAATATGAGAAAGCTGTTGAGATATTTAACTCAATGAGAGGGAAAAGAGCTGAATGTAATCCTGACATAGTTACATTTACAACTATCATGCACATGTATTCTGTTTCTGGCCAGATTAAAAACTGCGAGGCTGCTTTTAACACAATGATTGCAGAAGGTCTGAAACCTAATATCGTTTCATATAATACCTTAGTAGGTGCGTATGCTTCACATGGTATGGCTCAGGAAGCTTTGTCAGTCGTTGATGAGATGAAAAATAATGGCATCCGCCCCGATGTTGTGTCTTATACCTCTTTACTCAATGCCTACGGGAGATCAGAACAGCCTGAAAGGGCCATGGAAACATTTGAAaggatgaaaagaaacaatttgaaACCAAATTTGGTTAGTTATAATGTACTAATTGATGCTTATGGATCTAATGGTCTTCTGGACAAGGCTGTCCAAGTGCTGCGTGAAATGGAACATGATGGTTTACAGCCCAATGTTGTTACTATTTCTACCTTATTGGCTGCAAGTGGCCGCTGTAGTCAGAAAGTGAACATTGATTACATCCTAACGGCTGCGAAAATGCGGGGAATTGAGTTGAATACAGTCGCCTATAACTCCGCTCTTGGGAGTTATCTGAATGTTGGTGAATATGAAAAAGCTTTCGCCCTATACAGGTCAATGAGGAAAAAGAAAGTTATGCCTGATTCTGTGACATATAATGTGTTGATAAGTGGTTGTTGTAGAATGTCAAATTATTCGGAGGCACTTGAATTTCTTGATGAGATGATAGATCTGAAGATTCCTTTGACAAAGGAGGTGTGTTCCTCTGCGATATGCGCTTACACTAAGCAG GGTCAATTTACCAAGGCAGAATCTATGTTTTCGATGATGAAAATGGAAGGTTTTCATCCAGATGTCATTGCCTATACAACGATGCTAAATGCATATAGTGTTGGAG AGAACTGGGAGAAAGCTTTTGCAGTATTTCAAGAAATGGAATTAAATGATGTTCACCCAGATGCTATTGCTTGTTCAGCTCTCATGAGGTCTTTTAATAGAGGATGCCAACCTGACAAAGTTTTGCTTGTGGCGGATTTTATGCGAGAGAGAAATATCCCTTTCACCGAGGCTGTTTTATTTGAATTGGTCTCAGCCAGCAGCAT ATTACGAGATTGGAGGATGATTACAGACATTATTACAATAATGGAGGCTTCACTCCCTTATGTGTCTGTTGGAACTCTAAACCAGCTTCTGCATAGTATTGGCAAATCTGGAAAGACTGAAACCATGATAAAA TTTTTCTATAAGGTAGTCACATCAGGTGCAGAAGTTAACTTAGCAACCTATTCAGTTCTGCTGAAAAATCTTTTGGCTGCTGGAAATTGGAGGAAATATGTTGAG GTGTTGGAGTGGATGGAAGATGGAGGGATTCAACCAGCTAGTAATATGTATGAGGATATACTCTTCTTTGCTCAACATAGTGCGGGGACTGAAAATGCTGCTGTAATAAAACAACGACTAG